The nucleotide window ACGGCCGCCTGCAGCACTTCGTGGTCGGGGGTCGTGAGGTGGTGCTTAACCTGGCGAAGAACCCCACGGGCTTCAACCAGAACATCTCGCTCCTCTCGCAGGACGAGCGTTCCAAGGCGGCGTTTGTCGTGATCAACGACGACTTCAACGACGGCAAGGACATCTCCTGGATCTGGGACGTGGACTTCGAGCGGCTCGGCCTCGGGGACGGGCTGCGCGTCATTGCCGGCGGGCATCGCGCCAACGACCTCCAGGTGCGCCTCAAGTATGCGGGCATACACGCCCAGATCGCCGCGAACGTCGAAGAGGCCCTGCGCATCTGCGGCGACCTCGACGTCGCATGCCCGCTGTACGTGCTCACCAACTACTCGGCCCTCTGGCCCGCCAAGGCCGAGCTTGAGCGAATGGGGGAGCACCGTGGCTGACGTTGCCTCCGTCCCGCGCGTCCTGCGTGTGGCCCACCTCTATCCGGAGCTCCTGAACCTCTACGGCGACTCGGGCAACATCCTCGTCCTCAGGAGCCGCATGGCTTGGCGCGGGATCGGCTGCGAGGTGCGCGAGGTCCACGTGGGCGAGCGCCCGTCCTTCTCGGACGTGGACATAGCCTTCATAGGCGGAGGGTCCGACCGTGAGGAGCGTATCGTCTGCGACAAGCTCCTGGCGGAGCGCGCCGAGCTCTGCTCCTTCGTGGAGGACGGGGGCGTGTTGGCGGCCGTCTGCGGTGGCTACCAGCTCTTGGGCGACTCCTACCTCATGGGGGACGAGAGGGTCGGCGGCCTTGGGCTCGTGGACCTCTACACCGATCGCGGCACCCCGCGCCTTATCGGCAACATCGCCGTCGAGAGCCGCATCAGCCCCCAACCCATCGTGGGCTACGAGAACCACGGCGGTCGCACGCACCTGGGCCCGGGCGTCGAGCCGCTCGGGCGCGTCCTCTACGGGCACGGCAACGACGGGCAGACGGGCTGGGAGGGCTGCCTGTACAAGAACGTCATGGGCACCTACGTCCACGGCCCGCTCCTGCCCAAGAACCCGGGTGTCGCGGACCACCTCATCCGTCGGGCGCTGGAGCGCAAGTATGGCGCCTCCGAGCTCGATCCGCTCGACGACGAAGAGGAGCTGGCCGCCAACAAGGTGATGTTCGACCGCCTCATGGCAGGCGAGGTCAAGGAGCGCTAGCGATGTCCGGCGAGAAGAACGAGCACAAGGTCATCGTGTTCGGCAGCCTCAACATGGATCTCTCCGTGGAGTGCTCGGAGTATCCCCGAAGGGGCCAGACCGTCCTAGGGCGCGGCTTCGTGACCACCCCGGGTGGCAAGGGCGGCAACCAGGCCGTTGCCTGCGCACGGATGGGCGCGGACACCTTCATGGTGGGAAAGGTGGGCGCCGATACCTTTGGCCAGCAGCTTCTGGTGTCACTCACCAACCATGGCGTGTCCGTGGGCAACGTCAGCCTCACCAACTGGGCGGCGACGGGCACGGCGCTGGTCGTGCGCTCAGGCGATGACAACCGCATCGTCGTCGACCCGGGGGCCAACCAGAGGATCCGCTACGAGGAGGTCCGTTCGGCCATCCATGGCCTGGGGCAGGACCGCAACATCTTCCTGACGCAGCTGGAGTGCGACTTCGACGTCACGATGGACGCGCTCAGGTGCGCAAACCGCAACTACCTGTACACCATCCTGAACGCCGCGCCCGCACACAGGCTCCCGCACGACGTCTACCAGACCCTCGACCTGCTGTGCGTCAACGAGAGCGAGTGCGAGCTGCTCTCGGGCATCCGTCCGGTGGATGACGCCTCCTGCGCCATGGCACTTGGTCGCTTCGCGGACCTGGGCGTCAGGCACACGGTCATCACCCTGGGGTCACGTGGGTCGGTAACGACGGAGAGGGGCCAGCTCGTGCGTGTCTCGGCCCACGAGATCCAGGCGGTTGACACGACAGGTGCGGGGGATGCCTACCTCGGCGAGCTGGCGGCACACCTGGCCTTTGGCGGTTCGATCGTGGATGGCATGCGCTACGCCACGGCCGCCGCGGCGCTCTGCTGCACCAAGGTGGGGGCCCAGGACGCCATGCCCACCTGGGATCAGGTGGAGAAGTTCGCTGCGGCTCACAGGGTTCGCTCGTGACGGCACCTGCGTGCCAGGAGGGACCTGCATGCCAGGCGGTGGTCGCCCGTCCCCGTCACATCGCCTATTTCGACTGGCTCCGTGCACTTGGGGCGGTGGCCATCGTCCTGCTGCATGCTGTCGTGGCCTGCTCCGTCGACGAGGGCGCCTCCGCCGTCGCGCCCGGGCTGCTTGCGGCAGAGGGCGTGGCCCTCGTCCCGCTCTCCCGCTGGGCCGTCCCCGTGTTCTTCATGATGAGCGGCGCGCTCATGCTCGACCCGACGCGAGAGATGGGCCTGCGCAAGGTCGGTCGCCACATCTGGCGCGTAGCATTCGTGCTGCTTACCATAGGGTTTGCGTTCTGCCTCATGGAGAGCGCCTACGGGGCAGGTGCGATCGGCCTGTCCGTGGTGGGGGAGGCCGTCCTCGACCTCCTGACGGGCAACTCCTGGGGCCACCTCTGGTACCTCTACGCCACACTCGCCCTCTATGTCGTCACGCCCCCGTTGCGCTGGGTGGTTGGGATGGCCGAGAGGGGCACGGCGCCGATGGTCGAGGTGCTCGTCCTCGTCCTGTGGCTGCTCTGCTGCGGCGCCCCTACGCTTGCGGCTGCCATGGAGAGCGGGTTGGCGGTGGTCCCCTCGTGGCTCGGTACGTCTGTGGCAGGTGCCTCCGCGGTCGGTGGGGTGGCGACGTGCTGTGGCTGGGCGTTTCCCGTCGTGTACTACCTTGCGGGACATGTCCTGTTCCGTGCTGGCGGGCGCATCGCGCGCGGTGGTGCCGCCTGGTGGGTCGTGATGGCTGTGGGAGCCTGCGCCTGCGTCGCCATGGCCTGGCTCGAGGCCCTGGGCTACCCTGACTTCCAACTGCCGGAGCTGTGCCTGGCCCTGCCATTTGGCGCGGCGGTGTTCCTGCTGGCACGTGACTTCCTGGACGTCGCGGTGACCACCCCTGTGGGAGGTGGCGGGCATCCTGCCGAGGGCGATGGGTACCATCTCGCTGGGGGCGGTGGGCATCCCGCGATCGCGACGCTCTGTGGCTACAGCTTCGGCATCTACGTGATTCATCCCCTCTTTGGTCACATCCTGCTCAAGTTGGGTGTGGTGACGGATGCCGTCGCGTCGTGCGGTGCCGGGGGAGTCGTGGCCCTGCAACTGTGCATCGCTGCCTTGGGCCTGGTGGGGTCGATGGCGCTGACATGGACCTTGCGTAGGTGGATTCCGGGGTTCAGAGGTAAGGTGTAGGTGGTTTTCGTCCGTGTTGCCCTGTAACAAGAAGGCGGGATTGACGTGAAGCTGTCCAACCAGTCGCTCAGGCCACTGTACCTGCAGGCGATGGATGACATCAAGGCGGACATCGAGGGCGGGCGCTATGCGCCCAACCACAAGATCCCTTCAGAGGCGGAACTCTCGGGCAAATACGCCGTGAGCCGCATCACGATCAGGCGTGCTGTGGAGGAGCTCGTCTCGGAGGGCTACCTCACCAAGATGCAGGGCAAGGGCACCTTCGTCAACCCGCCCAAGCTTGCGCGCAAGATTCTGCAGAGCTCGGAGGTCCAGAGCTTCACGGAGACCTGTCGCGCGGCGGGCCGCGTCGCCGGCTCCAAGCTCGTCTCATGCGAGGTGGTGGACGCACGTCCTGCCGAGCGTGAGTTCTTGGACCTGGACGAGGGCGCCAAGCTCGTCTATGTCCAGCGCATCCGCACGGCGGACGGCGTCCCCATCATGCTGGAGAACAACTTCTTCCCGTTCGAGGGGTTCGAGTTCTTGGTCACGGCCAACCTGGACGACTGTTCGATCTTCTCGCTTGTGGGGGAGCGCACGGGTCGTATCCCCCAGGACACACGGCGTTGCACCCTGAGCATCGTTCGCGCCAACGCCGAGGTCGCCGCCCTTCTCGAGGTCGCCGTGGGCGAGCCGCTGTTCTGCGAGCAGGTGGAGTTCTTGGACGGCGAGGGGCGCCCCCTGTTGATGGGTCGCCAGTACATAGTCGGCGACATGTACCTCTTCGATATATAGCCTGATTCCCTATACATAGCCATCGCCTGATTCGAGGCGAGCTCACAGAAGTTCTTCTCACATCCATTTTTTGAAGGGTTGTGGATGGCACAGCAGGTATTGTGAGTCACCGTGGAGCGTGCGCTCACAATACCTCTCCTGTCATCCAAAAAACGGCTCCGATTGGGCAGAACCTGGATGGCAGGGCAACTTCTGTGAAAACGCTTTCACAATACCTCTCCTGCCGTCCACGCGACCTTCAAAAGTGGACGGCACAGCAACTAGTGTGAAAACGGCCCATTTGTGGCTCACAATACCTCTCCTGCCATCCGGGTCTTCCCCGCCATCGGGGCGTCCTCCCATCATCCGGGTAGCCCTCCTCTGCCATCATCCGGGTAGCCCCTCTCTGCCATCATCCGGGTGCCCCATACCCTCATGGGATCTCCGCACCGCCCGCCTGTCCGGCACCGCGCCCCCTGTGTGACATGTGGCACGTGACACGTGTCGTTCGGTGTGCCCCCACTACCGTTCGGCGGGCTTTTCGAGCCTTTGACCCCTCCGAGACTCTTTTGTGGAACGCCTACGTCAGGTTTAGTAACAAACGTCATATGATGTATACATATGATAGATACTATCAAGACAGCACAGGGCGTGGGTGACGTGCTGGAAGGCATGTCGACCTGCGCACGAGAGAAACGGGAGAAAGAGGCGAGGATGGCACACGAGGGTTCGGCCACGGATGGGAAGCGCGAGGGGTCCGCCCAGCGCAAGGGACTGCGGTGGCGCAAGGGGCTCCAGCTGCCGCACGTGTACACGATCATCTTCCTGCTCATGGTGGTCTTTGCGGTTCTGACCTGGATCATTCCATCGGGGTCGTATGAGCGCCAGACCATCGAGACCGCCGCTGGCGAGCGCGAGGTCGCGGTTGCGGGAACCTACCAACCCACCGAGAAGACGTACCTGGACGACGAGACCGGAAAGGAGGTGGACCTGCGCACCGACCTCCAGGAGCTTCTGATGGCGCCGACCCAGGGCATCCAGGCCGCCGCCGACGTCGTGGCGTTCGTCCTCCTCATCGGCGGATCCTTTGGCATCATCACCAAGACCAACGCCATCAACGCCGGCCTCTCCCACGTCATTGGAAAGCTCAAGGACAAGGACATCCTGATCATTCCGGTCTCGATGCTGCTGCTGTCGGTCTGCGGCACCACCTTCGGCATGTCCGAGGAGGCCCTGCCGTTCTATGCCATCTTTATCCCCATCATGATGGGGCTGGGATATGACTCGATGACGGCGTTCATGATCTGCTTCATGGGCCCCAACATCGGCTACATCGCCTCGACCGTGAACCCGTTCAACGTGCTCATCGCCCAAGGCGTCGTGGGGATCGAGGGCAACCCGCAGCTGTGGCTGCGCGCCGTCGTCTGGGTGGTCTTCACCGTGCTGGCCATCGTCTGGGTCATGCGCTATGCCCGTAGGGTCAAGCGTGACCCCGAGGGCTCCATCACCTATGCGGACGACATCGCCAAGCGCATCGAGTTCTCCGTCAGCGACGAGAGCGTCGTCCAGCCGTTCAGTGCGCGTCAGAAGGGCGTGCTCGTGGTCTTTGCGGCGGGCATGGGCCTCATCGTGTGGGGCCTTGTGACGCAGAGCTGGTACATGGACGAGATCTCTGCCGTGTTCTTTGGCATGGGCGTGCTCTCCGGCATCGTGGGCGGACTCTCCGAGCGCGAGATGGCCGAGGAGTTCGTCAAAGGCCTCGCGGACTTCGCCTATGCAGCGGTCATCATCGGCCTGGCCCGCTCCATCCTGGTCATCGCCGAGAACGGCATGATCATCGACACCATCCTGAACTCCATGGCGACCCTGCTCGCGGGAGTTCCGTCAGCCATCTACACCACGATTCTCTACGTGGTCCTGGGCCTGCTGTCACTCCTGGTTCCCAGCTCATCGGGGCTGGCCGCGCTGACGATGCCCATCGTCGGGCCCCTCACCCAGCTCGTGGGCGTCAACCCCGAGGCCGCCGTCACCGCCCTGGCCATGGCCAACCAGACCATCAATACCATCAGTCCGACGGCGGGCATGACCGTCGCCGGGCTGGCCGTGGCCAAGATCTCCTTCGGCCAGTGGTGGAAGACCTGCTGGAAGTTCATGGCCGTGATCGCCGCGCTGGGCATCGCGGTCACCGCCCTCTCGGGCATGCTGCCCGTCTAGCTCGTCCCTGCGACGTCCCGATGCACGTGCGGGGCGTCGGCCCTTGGGGAGCCCTTGGGGCGCGGGGAGGCCCGCCCGATAGAGGAACGTGCGGGAGAGGCGCGTGCAGGAGAAGCGCATGGCTCGTGTGGGAGAAGCACGTGCATGCCTGGCAGTGGGGGTAGTGATGCGAGACAGGTCGGACAGGTTGGTAGTCCTTTCCCAGAACGTCTTTCCCGCAACGGGAACCGGGTCTCTCGACGGCTTCGTCGCGACCGAGGGCAACCGCATCGTGGCGGTGGGCCCGCGCGGCGATGCCCGGCCATACGTCGACGCCGCCACGCGCGTGATCGATGCGGGCGAGCGCACGGTGCTGCCGGGCATGACCGACAACCACACCTTCTTTGCCGGATGGGCCCTCCTCTCGCTTGGCTGCGACCTCTCGCACGCGCACGACGTGCGGGTTGCGATCGAGGCGCTTCTCGCCTTCGCCCAGCCGCTGGGAGAGGGCGAGCCCGTGTTCGGGCACGGCTGGAACGCGGGGGACTTTGGCCCCGACGCCGCATCCATTCTGGATGAGGCATTCCCTGACCGCCCCGTCGTGGCGTTCACCGCAGATCGAGGCACGTGCTGGATGAACACCGCGGCACGCGAGCGCTATGGCTTCTCGCCCGATGAGTGCTATGCCGAGAAGACCTGGCGCATGATGGGCGACTATCTGCGCGATCCCAGGATGCGCGGCCTCTACCACCAGTACATGCGCATGCTCAACGCGCGCGGCATCACGCAGATAAAGGAGATGACGTTCGACGACTACTACGGCTTTGCCGACGTGATGGAGCGCATGGAGAGGGACGACGAGCTCACCGTACGCGTCTCGATGATGAGCCAGCCCGTCGGCCGGGGCATGGACCTGGAGCACGGGCGTCGCATGCGCGAGCGCTTTCGCGGGCCGTTCGTGAGCTTCAGCGGCTTCAACCGCATGACCGACCGCTCCATCGGATCGGGCATGGCGGAGCTCAAGGAGCCCTATCTGGACGACCCGGGCTCCCGCTGCGGCGCGTCCGTCGAGTGGGGGCTGATCGAGGACGAGCTCGAGGCCGCCGATGACGCGGGTTTTCGCTACTCCCTGCATTGCCAGGGAGATGCCGCGGTGGCGCATGTGGTCGAGCTCTACGGACGCTGCCGCAAGGGCGATAGCGGCCGGCTGTTGCAGCGCCATGCGATAACGGACCTGGAGCTTGCCGATCCCGAGGACATCGAGCGCCTTGGCGCGCTCGGAGGCGTCTGCGAGGTGTACCCACAGATCCAGTCGCTCGACAAGAAGGCCGACCTCCTGGCCATGGTCAGCCGGAAGATCGGCCCCAAGCGCTTTGGGCACTACTGGATGCGCCGCCAGATGTGGGACGCCGGCTGCAAGGTGGCGTGTGGCACCGACCTGCCGCTGATGCTCCCCTCCATCGGCGAGGCGATCTACTGTGGCTGCGGCGGGCACTTTGACGACGGTGGCACCGCACGCGAGGAGAACATGCTCACGGTGCCCGAGATGCTGCTCGCCTGGACGGCAAACGGTGCGTACGACTGCTATGCGGAGGACCGCCTGGGCACGCTCGAGCCAGGCAAGCTGGCGGACATCGTGGTGCTCGAGGCCGACGTGCTGCATGCGGACCCCGCAGACGTTCGCGAGGTCAATGCCGCACTCACCGTGAGCGACGGGCGTGTGGCATACGACGGCCTCACGTAGCCGTCCGTTGGCGGCATGGCTCTAACAGCGTAAATACTGGGTCCTAATGTTTCAGCTGATAAACGGTGCCGTTTGGCGCAAAACGATAAGGAGCGAAAATGGACGCAACTGGCTACGCAACGCAGATCCTGGCAGACGAGGGCACGGTGAAGCAGGTCTACTGGGTCGCCTGCGGCGGCTCCGTCATCGACCTCTACCCGGCACACTGCCTGATCAACGCGACGAGCGCCACCGTGGAGAGCGCCATCTTCACGGGTGCGGAGTTCAACGCCTTCCCGCCCGCAAAGCTCGGCCCTGACTCACTGGTCGTCACCTGCAGCCACTCAGGCGGCACGCCTGAGACCGTCGAGGCAAGCGAGATTGGCAGGTCCCGTGGCGCCTACGTGCTTGCCATGACCAACCAGGCCGGCTCCAGGATCGATAGCGGCGAGTGGCCCTGCTGGGTGTATGAGTGGGAGGACGACACACCTCAGGCGGAAAGGCCCGCGGGCTTCTCGCTTGCCCTTGCCGCAGCGCTGATGGCCACCCAGGACGGCTACGACGAGGTCGACGCCCTCGCTGCCGGCATCGCACAACTCGACGGCATCATCGCCTCTGCTAAGCCGCGTGTGGAGGCGGAACTTGGCCCCCGCTTCGCCGAGCTCTGCCGCGAGCATGACTTCCTCTACGCGCTGGGCTCCGGTCCCACCTTCTGCCAGACCTATGGATTTGCCATCTGCTCCCTGATGGAGATGCAGTGGCAGCACTGCTCGTACATCAACTCGGCCGAGTACTTCCACGGCCCCTTCGAGTGCACCGAGGACGGCGTCTTCTACTTCCTGCAGAAGGGGTCCGGCGCCAACCGCGCCATCGACGAGCGCGCCGAGCGCTTCCTCGCCACCCACACCGACACGCTCATGGTCCTCGACTCGGCCGACTACGGCATGCTCGACGTCGACGAGTCCGTCCGCAGCTACCTCGACCCGATCTTCTTCTACGAGATGAACGTGTCGCTGCGCGGCGTTCGCGGCAAGGCCTTTGGCCACGATCCCGACCTGCGTCGCTACATGGGCGTCGTCGAGTACTAGCCCAAGTGCCAGCGCGACCCGTGCCAGCGATCGACCGAGAGGGTGACAACGATGCAGGAGCAGAATCTGGACGTCAGCGTCTGTGGCTTTGGTGACAACGTCGTCGACGTGTACGAGCATGTCAGGACCATGTACCCCGGCGGCAACGCCGTCAACTTCGCGGTCTATGCCAAGAAGGCCGGCGTGAGGCGTGCCGCCTACATGGGCTACTTCGGCAGCGACGACCGTGCCGAGCACGTGATACGGAGCCTGCACGAGGAGGGTATCGAGCTCGTCAAGTGCAAGCAGCTCATCGGCGAGAACGGTTACTCCTGCGTGTCCATCGCCGAGGACGGCGACCGCATCTGGGGCGACTACAACCAGGGCGGCATCCGCGGCGAGTCCCGTTATGTGCTCGACCGCTTTGACGTGGAGTACCTGCGGCAGTTCGACATCGTTCACTCGGGCAACTACTGCTACACCGAGCGCCAGCTGCACAAGATCCATGAGGCCGGCATCCCGCTTTCATTCGACTTCTCCGACGACTCCACGTGGGAGTACTACCAGGAGGTCGCCCCCAACGTGACCTACGCGTTCTTCTCCGCCTCTGGCCTGAGCGTCGACGAGACGCACGACCGCCTGCGCAAGGTCCACGAGCTGGGCCCCAAGTGGGTCTCGGCCACGCGCGGCGTCGAGGGCTGCTATGCCTTTGACGGCGAGAGGTTCTACCGCCAGGAGTCCAAGCCTGTCGCGCGGATGCGCGACGCCATGGGCGCGGGCGACTCCTTCCTCACGGCGTTCCTCGTGAGGAGCGCCGACGCCCGCAAGAGGGGCGCCTCTGAGGAGGAGGCGTACAAGGCGGGACTCGCGTATGCCGCAGAGTTTGCCTCCGACGTGTGCTGCGCGCAGGACGGCAGCTGGGGTCACGGTCTCAGGTACTAGGGAGTGGCGAGGGACGCCGACCGGCATTCCCTCCCATGGCGACTCAAAGGTGTGGGTGGCTTGCAAATCCGCTCCGACTGGCATAAGTTCTCCCTATCTAACTAATGTGCTGGCGACATGGCGGCCCGTGTCGCCCGTGCGTGGTGCGGCCTGCGTCATCTGGTGAGCGCATCCGCAATCGGCTGGGAGGATGACATGTCACAGGAGAAGAAAGATGGGCATGGCCCCGGAGGCGGCCACGGCCGCAGGAGCCAACGTGGCTCGCTGTCCCGCATTCTGGACTTCGCGGGGACGAGGAGGCCGCTGGTCATCATCGGATGCCTGCTCGTTGCCGTGTCGATGGTGTTCACCATGGTGCCCTACGTCTACATCTGGCTCGTGGTGCGCGACCTCGTCGCGGTGGCCCCCGACTGGGAGCGTGCCACCAGCATCGCTGGCTACGGCTGGTCGGCGTTCTGGTTCTCGGTCGTGGGCATCATGGTGTACTTCGCGGGCCTCATGTGCACGCACCTGGCGGCGTTTCGCATGCAGTCCAACGTGCGCAAGATGTGCTCGGAGCGGCTTATGCACGCCCCTCTCGGCTACTTCGACACGCACGCCTCGGGCCTGCTGCGCCGTCGCATCGACAAGATGAGCGCCAACATCGAGCAGCTCTGCGCACACAACCTCGCCGACATCTCGGGCACCGTGGTGATGTTCGTCGCCACCGTGGTGCTCCTCTTTGCCTATGACTGGCGCATGGGCCTTGCCTGCCTGCTGGCCGTGATCATATCGTTCGCGTGCATCTTCTCCATGATGGGGCCGGACAAGATGCAGTTCATGAGCGTGTACCAGGACGCCCTTGATGACATGAGCCACGCGACCACCGAGTACGTGCGCGGCATCCCCGTGGTGAAGGTGTTCCAGCAGACGGCCCACTCCTTCAAGGCGCTCAAGGTCTCCATCGAGAGGTACGGCGACCTTGCCGACAGGTACCAGCGCGCGGTCTGCGAGGTTCCCCAGAGCATCAACCTCACCTTCATCGAGGGGGCCTTCGTGTTCTTGCTCCCCGTCGTGATCCTGCTTGCGCCCGGCGCGCTCGCGACGGGCAGCCTCGCGGGCCTTGTGACGGACTTCGCGTTCTACGCGATCTTCTCGGCTGTCATATCGACGGCGCTCTCCAAGATCATGTTCGCCGGGGGCGGCATGATGCAGGCCAATGACGCCCTCAGACGCATCGAGGAGGTCCTGGATGCGCCTCAGATGACGGTCGCCGACAATCCCAAGGCGCCTCGCGGTAATGACGTCGAGTTTTGCGACGTGCGCTTCACCTACGAGGGGGCGGAGCACCCCGCCCTCGATGGCGTCTCGTTCAGGGTCCCCGCCGGCTCCACGGTCGCGCTCGTGGGGCCTTCCGGCGGCGGAAAGACCACGGCCGCCAGCCTCGTCCCCCGCTTCTGGGATGCCGACTCCGGGTCGGTGCTCGTCGGTGGCGTCGACGTGCGTGAGATGGACCCGCATGTGCTGATGGACGACGTGGCCTTCGTCTTCCAGAACAACCGGCTCTTCAAGTCCTCGATCCTCGAGAACGTGCGTGTCGCGCGCCCCGACGCGACGCGCGAGCAGGTCGGCGAGGCGCTCTCGGCGGCCCAGTGCGACGACATCATCGCCAAGCTCCCCGACAGCGTCGACACGATCATCGGCACGAGGGGGACCTACCTCTCGGGTGGTGAGCAGCAGCGCATCATGCTTGCCCGAGCGATCCTCAAGGACGCCCCCATCGTCGTGCTCGACGAGGCCACGGCCTTTGCCGACCCGGAGAACGAGCGGCTCATCCAGGGGGCCTTCAAGCGCCTGGCACAGGGCCGCACGGTGATCATGGTTGCCCACCGGCTCACGACCGTCGTGGGTGCTGACAAGATCGTGGTCCTCGACCACGGGCATGTGGTCGAGCAGGGATCGCATGAGGGGCTCGTCGCCTCGGGCGGTCTCTATGCGCGCATGTGGGCCGACTACCAGACGGCCGTCTCGTGGAAGATCTCGAAGGGGGTGGCCTAGATGTTTGGCGAGGGGTTCAAGAGGCGCTTCGCGCTCACCGACCAGGGCGTGACCAATGCGAAGAAGGGCGCGCTGTGGACCATCGCGGTCAACCTCATAGACTTCGCGGGCATCGTGTTCCTCTACCAGCTCATGGCGCAGCTCGTGACGGCGCTCACCGAGGGTGGGGGGCTGCCGTCCATCCTGCCCTACGCAGCCCTGCTGGTCGCGTTCGTGGTGGTGTCGTTCCTCGCCCACAAGCAGCAGTACTTCAACACCTACGGTACGGTCTACCACGAGGTGGGGGTGCTGCGCATCGGCCTCGCCGAGCGCCTGCGCAGGTTGCCGCTGTCCTTCTTCATGGGTCGCGACCTTGCCGACCTCTCCGAGACCATCATGGGCGACGTGGACGCCCTCGAGCACGTGTGGTCGCACGTCCTGGGCTACCTCTACGGGGCCTACGTGTCGACGGCCATCGTGGCCGTGGGGCTGCTCGCGTTCGAGTGGCGCCTCGCCCTTGCGGTGCTCTGGAGCGTGCCCTTGGCGTTTGGGCTGCTCTTTGGCCTGCGTAGGATGACGCTCGAGAGCCAGAGGGCGGCGCGTGCCGACTCCCTCGAGGTCTCCGACGCGATCCAGGAGACGCTCGAGAACGTCCGCGAGATTCGCGCCACCAACCAGGAGGAGCGCTACCTCGACGGGCTGCGCAAGAAGATCGATCATGCGGAGGCCAGCCAGACCGCAAGCGAGCTCAAGACGGGGCTCTCGGTCAACGCCGCGTCGGTGATCATGCGCATGGGCGTTGCCACCACCGTCGTCGCGGGGGCCGCCCTCATGCTCTCCGGTCAGATCGGCTTCATGGTCTACTTTGCCTTCCTGCTCACGGTCACGCGCATCTACGCACCCTTCGACCAGGCGCTTGCCCTCATCGCCGAGATGCTTGCGTCCGAGGTCGCGGCCTCGCGGCTCCAGTCCATCTACGACGAGCCCGTGGCGCGGGGGCAGGAGGCGTTCGCGCCCGTCGGTCACGACATCGTCTTCGATGACGTGGACTTTGCCTACCAGGGCGAGCGCGTCCTCGACAGCGTGAGCTTCACGGCGAGGGAAGGTGAGGTGACGGCCCTCGTGGGTCCGTCGGGATCGGGCAAGTCGACCTGCGCACGCCTTGCGGCGCGCCTCTGGGATGCGAGCTCGGGCACGGTGCGCGTGGGCGGCGTCGACGTCTCGACGGTGGACCCCGAGGTCCTTCTCGCAGACTATGCCGTGGTCTTCCAGGACGTGACGCTCTTCGACGACACGGTCATGGCCAACATCCGCCTGGGTCGCAAGGATGCCACCGACGAGGAGGTCCTCGCTGCGGCACGCGCGGCCAACTGCGACGGCTTCGTCGGGCAGCTGCCCCAGGGCTACGACACCGTGATCGGCGAGAACGGCAGCCGTCTCTCTGGCGGAGAGCGCCAGCGCATCTCCATCGCGCGTGCCTTGCTGAAGGATGCGCCCATCGTCCTGATGGACGAGGCCACGGCCTCGCTTGACGTCGAGAACGAGACCCAGGTACAGGAGGCTCTCACGAGGCTGCTCGTGGGCAAGACGGTTCTCGTGATCGCGCATCGCATGCGCACCGTGGAGAATGCCGACAGGATCGTGGTGCTGGCTGGGGGCAGGGTCGTGGAGGAGGGCTCCCCCGCCGAGCTCAGGGCCAAGGACGGCGGCATCTTCCGCCACATGTCCGAGCTCCAGCAGCAGTCTGCCGGCTGGAGCATCTAACGTTGCGGCTGGAGCAGCCAACGTTGCGGCTGCCACGCGGCGTATGGTGCATGGCGGCCGGCAGATGGTATGCGCGGTGGCCTGTGTGCGGTGGCCGACGGGTGGTGCATGCGA belongs to Olsenella uli DSM 7084 and includes:
- a CDS encoding ABC transporter ATP-binding protein, with the protein product MFGEGFKRRFALTDQGVTNAKKGALWTIAVNLIDFAGIVFLYQLMAQLVTALTEGGGLPSILPYAALLVAFVVVSFLAHKQQYFNTYGTVYHEVGVLRIGLAERLRRLPLSFFMGRDLADLSETIMGDVDALEHVWSHVLGYLYGAYVSTAIVAVGLLAFEWRLALAVLWSVPLAFGLLFGLRRMTLESQRAARADSLEVSDAIQETLENVREIRATNQEERYLDGLRKKIDHAEASQTASELKTGLSVNAASVIMRMGVATTVVAGAALMLSGQIGFMVYFAFLLTVTRIYAPFDQALALIAEMLASEVAASRLQSIYDEPVARGQEAFAPVGHDIVFDDVDFAYQGERVLDSVSFTAREGEVTALVGPSGSGKSTCARLAARLWDASSGTVRVGGVDVSTVDPEVLLADYAVVFQDVTLFDDTVMANIRLGRKDATDEEVLAAARAANCDGFVGQLPQGYDTVIGENGSRLSGGERQRISIARALLKDAPIVLMDEATASLDVENETQVQEALTRLLVGKTVLVIAHRMRTVENADRIVVLAGGRVVEEGSPAELRAKDGGIFRHMSELQQQSAGWSI